A region of the Chryseobacterium cucumeris genome:
ATCGTATTTAACCGTAAAAAATAGTTCAGTATTAAATTGATCTGTAAATTCTTTGACAGTCTTTTTATTGTCGAAAGGTAAATAACAAACAACGTCAGCAATGTGTTTCTTCTTAACCACATTTTCATATCCTGACGGAGAAAAGAACGTCACCAGAACTTTGTGCTGAGGAAAATTCTCTTGGAGTTTCTCCAGAACAGGTAATCCCTGCTCATATTCACCCAGACTTGCCGCATGCATCCAGATGACTTTATCTGTTTTTGAAAATGAAGATTTTACTTTATCCAAAGACTGCGTTCTCCCTTCAACGCCTTTTTTAGTTTTATCATTAATCAACGCGAAAGCCTTCATTCCGAAGGTAAGGAGACTGATGAAAATATTATATAAAAAAGCCATTTTACTTATTCTTTAATTTCAATTCTGTCATGATCCGTAGGAGGATTGGATATGACCAAAAACTCAATCTCTTCAGTGGATTCATTGGAGATAAAATGTTTTGCTCCCGGCTCAACAGAAATAGATTCTCCCTGGTTAACCAGGAATTTCCTTTCGTTGATATAAAATACGGCTTCTCCTTTCAAAATATAGAAAAACTGTTCTGCCACTTTATGAAAGTGCAGTTTCTCCGAAGTTGCTGCAGGCATCTTCTCCTGCTTTACGGATAAGTCCCGGGTATTTTTAAGGATCCAGCTGTCACATTGGTTCCCCCATGTATAATGTTCTGAATTATTTTTAGAATGTATCATTTAAACAGATAAGCAATAAAGAGTAATGCAGGAGTAAATAAAACGACTGATAAAAAGATCTTGGCCATTGAAATTCTGGGTTTGGCTTTATCATCAGCAGCATATCTGAACATATAGTCCTGAAGGTTGAGAAAAACCATTGCCAGTACAACAAAAAGAATTCTCAGCCCGATTTTCATAATTAAAAACTGAGCATTCATGTTCTGGTCTGTAATTTCTACCGGAAAATTAGTGTCTTCAGGATGTCTTATCCCATAAGTGAATATAGCATACAATCCCAGAGCCAGTACAGGCATCAGAAAGGCGTACATTTTTCCTCCAAATCCATCCGCTTTTCCTTCCATATCAAAATGTACGGGAATTCTCTCTGGCAACGTGTTATAGTTTTTCAGGGTAAATCCCCATAAAAAAGCGACCCATCCAAAATTTAAAATATCAAAAATTGTAAAAAGAATATTTTCCATTTAAGATGAGATTGAATGAGGATTAAATTACACTTTTCAACACTCTCAGTTTATGAGTATGCTTATTCATTTCTTTATTGAAAATGCCTGTGGAATCCAGCGTGTCTATTCTTACTTTTCCGGAAGCGTGAATGATCTTCTGATTCTCCAGCATAATTCCTACATGGATAATCTTTCCTTCTGCATTTTCAAAAAAAGCAAGATCACCAGGCTGTGTTTCTTCCACGAAAGTAAGCGGTTCTCCTACTTCAGCCTGTTGTGAAGCATCTCTGGGTATTTTTATATTGTGAATTTTATAAACCAACTGGGTAAATCCGGAGCAGTCTACTGCAAAAAAGCTTTTGCCTCCCCACAGATAAGGCACGTTCAGGAACTCTTTTGCCGTCAGAGCGATGCTTTCGCGCACATCATGACTTCTTCTTGAAGCTACTACCGGAAATTCCACTTCTGAACCCATAGAAAGCAAAGTTTTTCCATCGTTCATTAATACGGAAGAAAAATCTTCGGTAACCACAGTCACTTTTCTTTTGGCCAGCTCTTCGTCTGTTACAGGTTTCAACTGTTTGGTGTCCATCCATCCTTCGTAGCCATCATAATGCATCTTTATTTTGGTCCAGTTTTTATCCACTTCCAGAATATCCGCACTTTCTCCAAACAATATTTCCGTAACAATTTCAGCTCTGTCAGAATTTTCTGCACGAACCGGCGCTACTGTAACAATACAAACTCCTTTATTCATTAATTTTCAATTTAAAGATTGAATAATTTAAAGATTAAAATACAATGTTGTATCTCTTTAAATGTTTAATCCTTGAATATTTCAGTTACTTTCTGCGAAGAAAGTTCACTCCATCACGCAAAGGTAAAATAAGATTTTCAAAATCTTCGTCTTTTGCTGCCAAATCATTCAATTCCTGGATCGACTGGGTAGATTTCAGTTTCGGATTTTCTTCCAACACTTTTCCATACCATAATACATTGTCAAATAACACCACTGTTCCGGATTTTGTATGAGGCTTAATCAATCTGAAATATTCGGCATAGTTTTCCTTATCAGCATCTACAAAAATCAGATCAAAAAATTCATCTGTTTCTTTTAAATATTCCTTGGCATCCTGAAGTTTAAAATCGATCTGGCTGGCATATTCGCTGGATTCAAAATATTTTTTAG
Encoded here:
- a CDS encoding O-methyltransferase — its product is MSFFEEKNPEMDRYLEAHASSESEILKKLRRETYQKTTQPHMISGYQQGRLLTIISQMLQPKNILEIGTFTGYATLCLASGLAKDGKITTLDVNEDLAYLPKKYFESSEYASQIDFKLQDAKEYLKETDEFFDLIFVDADKENYAEYFRLIKPHTKSGTVVLFDNVLWYGKVLEENPKLKSTQSIQELNDLAAKDEDFENLILPLRDGVNFLRRK
- a CDS encoding C40 family peptidase — encoded protein: MNKGVCIVTVAPVRAENSDRAEIVTEILFGESADILEVDKNWTKIKMHYDGYEGWMDTKQLKPVTDEELAKRKVTVVTEDFSSVLMNDGKTLLSMGSEVEFPVVASRRSHDVRESIALTAKEFLNVPYLWGGKSFFAVDCSGFTQLVYKIHNIKIPRDASQQAEVGEPLTFVEETQPGDLAFFENAEGKIIHVGIMLENQKIIHASGKVRIDTLDSTGIFNKEMNKHTHKLRVLKSVI
- a CDS encoding DUF1648 domain-containing protein → MENILFTIFDILNFGWVAFLWGFTLKNYNTLPERIPVHFDMEGKADGFGGKMYAFLMPVLALGLYAIFTYGIRHPEDTNFPVEITDQNMNAQFLIMKIGLRILFVVLAMVFLNLQDYMFRYAADDKAKPRISMAKIFLSVVLFTPALLFIAYLFK
- a CDS encoding cupin domain-containing protein; protein product: MIHSKNNSEHYTWGNQCDSWILKNTRDLSVKQEKMPAATSEKLHFHKVAEQFFYILKGEAVFYINERKFLVNQGESISVEPGAKHFISNESTEEIEFLVISNPPTDHDRIEIKE